A part of Streptomyces sp. NBC_01210 genomic DNA contains:
- the rbfA gene encoding 30S ribosome-binding factor RbfA, whose protein sequence is MADNARAKKLADLIREVVAEKLQRGIKDPRLGTHVTITDTRVTGDLREATVFYTVYGDDEDRASAAAGLASAKGVLRSAVGAAAGTKFTPTLTFVADALPENAKTIEDLLDKARASDAKVREVSSGAKYAGDADPYRKPEDEDADGDEASE, encoded by the coding sequence GTGGCCGACAACGCGCGGGCGAAGAAGCTGGCAGACCTCATCCGGGAGGTGGTCGCCGAGAAGCTGCAGCGCGGCATCAAGGACCCGCGCCTGGGTACGCACGTGACCATCACGGACACCCGTGTCACCGGCGACCTGCGGGAGGCCACGGTCTTCTACACGGTGTACGGCGACGACGAGGACCGGGCGAGTGCGGCAGCCGGGCTGGCGAGCGCCAAGGGCGTTCTGCGCTCGGCGGTCGGAGCGGCGGCGGGGACGAAGTTCACGCCGACCCTGACGTTCGTGGCGGACGCCCTCCCGGAGAACGCCAAGACGATCGAGGACCTGCTCGACAAGGCGCGTGCCTCCGACGCCAAGGTGCGTGAGGTGTCCTCGGGCGCCAAGTACGCCGGCGATGCGGACCCGTACCGCAAGCCGGAGGACGAGGACGCAGACGGGGACGAAGCCTCCGAATGA
- the infB gene encoding translation initiation factor IF-2: protein MAKVRVYELAKEFGVESKVVMAKLQELGEFVRSASSTIEAPVVRKLTDALQGPGGNAGKSAAKPGAPRKAAPAKPGAPSPASSARPAAPKPGAPAPKPAAAEVPASSTPSTPSAAPASPGPRPGPKPAPAKPAPAAPVPAAEFSAPAPAQPAAPQAPSRPAGATPGPRPAGGSARPAPAGGQRDGGRDGGRGGDRPARPAGQGAPRPGGNRPAGPRPGNNPFTSGGSTGMARPQAPRPGGAPRPGGGQDRPGAPRPQGGPGGAPRPQGQGGARPSPGGMPRPQGGAPRPGGAPGGNRPNPGMMPQRPAAGPRPGGGPGGGGRGPGGGGGRPGGAGAGRPGGGGGGFAGRPGGGGGGGRPGGGGGFAGRPGGGGPGGGGGFGGGGGRPGFGGRPGGPGGRGGTQGAFGRPGGPARRGRKSKRQRRQEYEAMQAPSVGGVMLPRGNGQSVRLSRGASLTDFAEKINANPASLVGVMMNLGEMVTATQSVSDETLKLLADEMNFVLEIVSPEEEDRELLESFDIEFGEDEGGEEFLVSRPPVVTVMGHVDHGKTRLLDAIRKTNVVAGEAGGITQHIGAYQVATEVNGEERAITFIDTPGHEAFTAMRARGAKSTDIAILVVAANDGVMPQTIEALNHAKAADVPIVVAVNKIDVEGADPTKVRGQLTEFGLVAEEYGGDTMFVDISAKQGLNIESLLEAVVLTADASLDLRANPDQDAQGIAIEAHLDRGRGAVATVLVQRGTLRVGDTMVAGDAYGRVRAMLDDKGENVEEAGPSTPVLVLGLTNVPGAGDNFLVVDEDRTARQIAEKRAARERNANFARKGVRFSLENLDEALKAGLVQELNLIIKGDASGSVEALESSLLQLDVGEEVDIRVLHRGVGAVTESDIDLAMGSDAIVIGFNVRAAGRAQQMAEREGVDVRYYSVIYQAIEEIEAALKGMLKPEYEEVELGTAEIREIFRSSKLGNIAGVLIRSGEVKRNTKARLVRDGKVIAEDLNIQGLRRFKDDVTEIREGYEGGINLGNFNDIKIDDVIATYEMREKPRG, encoded by the coding sequence GTGGCTAAGGTCCGGGTATACGAACTCGCCAAGGAGTTCGGGGTTGAGAGCAAGGTCGTCATGGCCAAGCTCCAAGAACTCGGTGAATTCGTCCGTTCGGCGTCCTCGACGATCGAGGCGCCGGTTGTACGCAAGTTGACTGACGCACTGCAGGGGCCCGGCGGCAACGCCGGCAAGTCCGCTGCGAAGCCCGGCGCGCCTCGTAAGGCCGCGCCCGCCAAGCCCGGCGCGCCCTCCCCGGCGTCGTCGGCCCGTCCCGCTGCCCCCAAGCCCGGCGCCCCGGCCCCCAAGCCGGCCGCAGCCGAGGTTCCGGCGAGCAGCACCCCCAGCACCCCGTCCGCCGCCCCGGCCTCTCCGGGTCCGCGTCCGGGTCCCAAGCCGGCACCGGCCAAGCCCGCTCCGGCGGCTCCGGTTCCCGCGGCCGAGTTCTCGGCCCCGGCTCCGGCCCAGCCCGCAGCGCCGCAGGCCCCCTCGCGTCCCGCGGGTGCCACCCCCGGGCCTCGTCCTGCCGGTGGCTCCGCCCGTCCGGCTCCGGCCGGCGGTCAGCGCGACGGCGGCCGTGACGGTGGCCGTGGTGGCGATCGTCCGGCGCGTCCCGCCGGTCAGGGCGCCCCGCGTCCCGGCGGCAACCGTCCGGCGGGTCCCCGTCCGGGCAACAACCCCTTCACCTCTGGTGGCTCCACCGGCATGGCGCGCCCGCAGGCGCCCCGTCCGGGTGGCGCCCCGCGCCCCGGCGGCGGTCAGGACCGTCCCGGTGCCCCGCGTCCGCAGGGTGGTCCCGGCGGCGCTCCCCGTCCGCAGGGTCAGGGCGGCGCCCGTCCGAGCCCGGGCGGTATGCCCCGCCCGCAGGGCGGCGCTCCGCGTCCTGGCGGTGCCCCCGGTGGTAACCGTCCGAACCCCGGCATGATGCCGCAGCGTCCTGCTGCCGGTCCCCGTCCTGGTGGCGGCCCCGGTGGCGGCGGTCGCGGTCCCGGTGGTGGCGGCGGTCGTCCCGGCGGCGCCGGTGCCGGTCGTCCCGGTGGCGGCGGCGGCGGCTTCGCCGGTCGTCCCGGTGGCGGTGGCGGTGGCGGTCGTCCCGGTGGCGGCGGCGGTTTCGCCGGTCGTCCCGGTGGCGGTGGCCCCGGTGGCGGCGGCGGCTTCGGTGGCGGCGGTGGCCGTCCCGGCTTCGGCGGACGTCCGGGTGGTCCCGGCGGCCGTGGTGGCACGCAGGGCGCCTTCGGTCGTCCCGGCGGCCCGGCGCGTCGTGGCCGTAAGTCGAAGCGGCAGAGGCGCCAGGAGTACGAGGCCATGCAGGCCCCGTCGGTGGGCGGCGTCATGCTGCCTCGCGGCAACGGACAGTCCGTCCGTCTGTCGCGCGGTGCCTCGCTGACCGACTTCGCGGAGAAGATCAACGCCAACCCGGCGTCGCTCGTCGGCGTGATGATGAACCTCGGCGAGATGGTCACTGCCACGCAGTCCGTCTCCGACGAGACGCTGAAGTTGCTCGCGGACGAGATGAACTTCGTCCTCGAGATCGTCAGCCCCGAGGAGGAGGACCGCGAGCTGCTCGAGTCCTTCGACATCGAGTTCGGCGAGGACGAGGGCGGCGAGGAGTTCCTCGTGTCCCGTCCGCCGGTCGTGACCGTCATGGGTCACGTCGACCACGGTAAGACCCGACTGCTGGACGCGATCCGCAAGACGAATGTGGTTGCGGGCGAGGCCGGCGGTATTACGCAGCACATCGGTGCGTACCAGGTCGCCACCGAGGTCAACGGTGAAGAGCGCGCCATCACCTTCATCGACACCCCGGGTCACGAGGCGTTCACCGCCATGCGTGCGCGTGGTGCGAAGTCCACCGACATCGCGATCCTCGTGGTGGCGGCGAACGACGGTGTGATGCCGCAGACGATCGAGGCGCTGAACCACGCCAAGGCGGCCGACGTGCCGATCGTGGTCGCGGTCAACAAGATCGACGTCGAGGGTGCCGACCCGACCAAGGTGCGCGGTCAGCTCACCGAGTTCGGTCTGGTGGCCGAGGAGTACGGCGGCGACACGATGTTCGTCGACATCTCCGCCAAGCAGGGCCTCAACATCGAGAGCCTGCTGGAGGCCGTGGTCCTCACCGCGGACGCCTCGCTCGACCTGCGGGCCAACCCGGACCAGGACGCGCAGGGTATTGCGATCGAGGCCCACCTCGACCGCGGCCGCGGTGCCGTCGCGACCGTCCTGGTCCAGCGAGGCACGCTGCGCGTCGGCGACACGATGGTCGCCGGTGACGCGTACGGCCGTGTCCGCGCGATGCTCGACGACAAGGGCGAGAACGTGGAAGAGGCGGGTCCGTCGACTCCGGTCCTCGTCCTCGGTCTCACCAACGTCCCGGGTGCCGGCGACAACTTCCTGGTTGTCGACGAGGACCGTACGGCCCGTCAGATCGCCGAGAAGCGTGCCGCTCGTGAGCGGAACGCCAACTTCGCCCGCAAGGGCGTCCGGTTCTCCCTGGAGAACCTGGACGAGGCGCTCAAGGCCGGTCTGGTGCAGGAACTCAACCTCATCATCAAGGGCGACGCGTCCGGTTCGGTGGAGGCTCTCGAGTCCTCGCTGCTCCAGCTCGACGTCGGCGAAGAGGTCGACATCCGCGTGCTGCACCGCGGCGTGGGTGCGGTCACCGAGTCGGACATCGACCTGGCGATGGGCTCCGACGCCATCGTCATCGGCTTCAACGTCCGCGCTGCCGGGCGTGCCCAGCAGATGGCGGAGCGCGAAGGCGTCGACGTCCGGTATTACTCGGTGATCTACCAGGCCATCGAGGAGATCGAGGCGGCCCTCAAGGGCATGCTCAAGCCGGAGTACGAAGAGGTCGAGCTCGGTACGGCGGAGATCCGCGAGATCTTCCGCTCGTCCAAGCTGGGCAACATCGCGGGTGTTCTCATCCGCTCCGGCGAGGTCAAGCGCAACACCAAGGCGCGCCTCGTCCGCGACGGCAAGGTCATCGCGGAGGACCTCAACATCCAGGGTCTGCGCCGCTTCAAGGACGACGTCACCGAGATTCGCGAAGGCTACGAGGGCGGTATCAACCTCGGAAACTTCAACGACATCAAGATCGACGACGTCATCGCGACGTACGAGATGCGCGAGAAGCCGCGCGGCTGA
- the truB gene encoding tRNA pseudouridine(55) synthase TruB yields MTQQNKTPDGLVIVDKPSGFTSHDVVAKMRGIARTRRVGHAGTLDPMATGVLVLGVERATKLLGHLALTEKEYLGTIRLGQNTVTDDAEGEITNSADASAVTRDGIDAGVARLTGAIMQVPSKVSAIKIDGKRSYARVRGGEDFEIPARPVTVSSFQVYDVREAVAEDGTPVVDLVVSVVCSSGTYIRALARDLGADLGVGGHLTALRRTRVGPYGLDAAKTLDQLQEELTVMPIAEAAAAAFPRWDVDERQAKLLTNGVRLDMPAYDTAPVAVFGPDGRFLVLVEEQKGKAKSLAVFG; encoded by the coding sequence ATGACACAGCAGAACAAGACGCCGGACGGCCTTGTCATCGTCGACAAGCCGTCCGGCTTCACTTCGCACGACGTCGTCGCCAAGATGCGCGGGATCGCCAGGACCCGCCGCGTCGGACACGCGGGGACGCTCGACCCCATGGCCACCGGTGTACTGGTGCTGGGCGTGGAAAGGGCCACCAAGCTTCTCGGCCACCTCGCACTCACCGAGAAGGAGTACCTCGGCACCATCAGGCTGGGGCAGAACACCGTCACGGACGACGCGGAGGGTGAGATCACCAACTCGGCCGATGCGTCCGCGGTCACCCGGGACGGCATCGACGCCGGCGTCGCCAGGCTGACCGGCGCGATCATGCAGGTTCCGTCGAAGGTCAGCGCCATCAAGATCGACGGAAAGCGGTCGTACGCCCGCGTCCGCGGCGGCGAGGATTTCGAGATCCCGGCCCGCCCGGTGACCGTTTCGTCGTTCCAGGTGTACGACGTCCGGGAGGCCGTTGCCGAGGACGGGACGCCGGTTGTGGACCTGGTCGTCTCGGTGGTCTGCTCGTCCGGTACGTACATCCGCGCCCTCGCCCGTGACCTCGGCGCCGATCTGGGCGTCGGCGGGCATCTGACGGCGCTGCGGCGCACTCGGGTCGGTCCGTACGGACTCGATGCGGCGAAGACGCTCGACCAGCTCCAGGAGGAGCTGACGGTGATGCCGATCGCCGAGGCCGCCGCGGCGGCGTTCCCGCGCTGGGACGTGGACGAGAGGCAGGCGAAGCTCCTGACCAACGGTGTACGGCTGGACATGCCGGCGTACGACACCGCGCCGGTGGCGGTCTTCGGACCCGACGGGCGCTTCCTGGTGCTGGTGGAGGAGCAGAAGGGCAAGGCCAAGAGCCTCGCCGTCTTCGGCTGA
- a CDS encoding serine protease, with product MGRGDLATLVRICDPAGRPRGTGFVADDRGTVVTSHEAVDGLVRVVLHAPGGRTCLAEADAVVPLPEAGLALVRTEGLGVRPLPISMRERVETGTYVRLAAHGWREARVLGAAQMTYIATDRLHLVGDAMELAIGTDGRDALRLGGEAVGGPVLDAMTGAVLGVLGTAPEAGHRAAGFALPLRAPGFPPDGPLAELLRRNAATVPGYGHDLNLAGVLELTATSTGSVGGPGVWPDTEERPDTVREFASFTGLVMGLVGDPGTGRTTELSALAARRARGAEPAPTVWLRGADLHADDTSVADAVARAIRQTGRILAASGPRGDMELVTPERVARLAREAGRPLLVVLDGPEEMPPVLAHRLPDWTAGTVSWLSSCGVRLVVGCRPEHWEQAGALYPPEALHRPAVPAHRLPPALRIGDLSAGEAERARERYGLPAGAIAAADERHPLALRLLAEVREALPGGVPGRSDEVPGPLGEVPGQLGREDVFTAHLDLMCLRIAVRVAAASRPPLRGTAVRRLAARVAGQVHEAARRCLGPGQGGLDRESFEEIFPWRTGWASAVLAEGLLVPAGEGYRFRHEELADWLQGAHLDLDAALHWLVHRWHARAPGSLPWRPGTNGPGAHVPPPPGSHERCPHALPVPRHRIGPVVQALLLLGREGGPPELARRLEELIDALDHLEPTRGERVGAAPTNEVPGPGPVCGCPWAPGPATEAGGARPGGGATGGPGGACSVCEACGAAAGDWAEPGGAPAGGHAPGCLWASGSGVGAGSGATGGPAVPGTWAERCGASVGGAAPGPGGAPAGGHVPGCLWASGSGVGAGSGATGGPAVPGTWAERCGASVGVAAPGPGGAPAGGHVPGCLWTAGSAAEAGAQKLDDAQWWGAHLLGEVLLRVPDAGTYLPTLRLLAERITQRSVREGGPQHLGSLGEFGPRFWERLRVTEEERIDLLRRLVPADGVPGGRTGRRYLDAVAARLTADPVVVQPLLCRWFSDGTPLPSGPNAGIRPTVAVAAQALLYACRGLAPDDLAEALVATVDPRADELLAVLAEEEPTVLCRSLDRWAHDPRPERRAAAAAYGLATAPRP from the coding sequence ATGGGACGCGGGGACCTGGCGACGCTGGTACGTATCTGCGATCCGGCGGGGCGGCCGCGCGGGACCGGGTTCGTCGCCGACGACCGGGGCACGGTCGTGACCAGTCATGAGGCGGTCGACGGGCTGGTCCGGGTCGTGCTGCACGCGCCCGGCGGGCGTACCTGCCTCGCCGAGGCTGACGCCGTCGTTCCCCTGCCCGAGGCCGGTCTGGCACTGGTACGCACCGAAGGGCTCGGGGTACGGCCGCTGCCGATCAGCATGCGGGAGCGGGTCGAGACGGGGACGTATGTACGGCTCGCGGCCCATGGCTGGCGGGAGGCGCGAGTGCTCGGGGCGGCGCAGATGACGTACATCGCGACCGATCGCCTCCATCTGGTCGGCGACGCGATGGAGTTGGCGATCGGCACGGACGGCAGAGATGCCCTGCGGCTGGGTGGCGAAGCCGTCGGGGGCCCGGTGCTGGACGCCATGACAGGTGCGGTGCTGGGCGTCCTCGGCACCGCGCCGGAGGCGGGTCACCGGGCGGCGGGGTTCGCGCTGCCGTTGCGGGCCCCGGGTTTCCCGCCGGACGGGCCGCTCGCCGAACTGCTGCGGCGCAATGCGGCGACGGTTCCCGGGTACGGGCACGACCTCAACCTGGCCGGCGTGCTGGAGCTCACCGCGACGTCCACGGGGTCGGTCGGCGGGCCGGGCGTCTGGCCCGATACCGAAGAACGACCCGACACCGTACGGGAGTTCGCGTCCTTCACCGGGCTGGTCATGGGCCTGGTCGGCGATCCCGGGACGGGTCGTACGACCGAACTCTCCGCGCTGGCCGCCCGGCGCGCCCGCGGTGCGGAACCGGCGCCCACCGTGTGGCTGCGCGGCGCCGATCTGCACGCCGACGACACCTCCGTCGCCGACGCGGTCGCCCGCGCGATCCGGCAGACAGGACGTATCCTCGCCGCGTCGGGACCGCGCGGGGACATGGAGCTCGTCACCCCGGAGCGGGTGGCGCGGCTGGCCCGCGAGGCCGGGCGGCCGCTGCTCGTCGTGCTGGACGGGCCCGAGGAGATGCCGCCCGTACTGGCCCATCGGCTGCCCGACTGGACAGCGGGGACGGTGAGTTGGCTGAGTTCCTGCGGTGTGCGGTTGGTCGTCGGCTGCCGTCCCGAGCACTGGGAGCAGGCCGGCGCGCTCTATCCGCCGGAGGCGCTGCACCGGCCGGCCGTACCCGCGCACCGGCTGCCGCCCGCGCTGCGGATCGGCGACCTGTCCGCGGGTGAGGCGGAGCGCGCGCGTGAGCGGTACGGGCTCCCGGCCGGAGCGATCGCCGCCGCGGACGAGCGGCACCCGCTCGCGCTGCGGCTGCTCGCGGAGGTGCGGGAGGCGCTGCCCGGCGGGGTACCGGGGCGGTCCGATGAGGTACCGGGGCCGCTCGGTGAGGTACCGGGGCAACTCGGCCGCGAGGACGTGTTCACCGCCCATCTGGACCTGATGTGCCTGCGGATCGCGGTCCGTGTCGCCGCGGCGTCCCGCCCGCCGCTGCGCGGTACCGCGGTCCGCCGGCTGGCGGCGAGGGTGGCGGGCCAGGTCCATGAGGCGGCGCGGCGCTGCCTCGGCCCCGGACAGGGCGGGCTGGACCGCGAGTCCTTCGAGGAGATCTTTCCGTGGCGTACGGGCTGGGCCTCCGCGGTCCTCGCCGAGGGCCTGTTGGTCCCGGCGGGCGAGGGCTACCGCTTCCGGCACGAGGAGCTCGCGGACTGGCTGCAGGGTGCGCACCTGGACCTCGACGCGGCGCTCCACTGGCTGGTCCACCGCTGGCACGCGCGGGCGCCGGGGAGCCTGCCGTGGCGACCGGGGACGAACGGCCCAGGCGCCCACGTCCCCCCGCCCCCGGGCTCGCACGAGCGCTGCCCCCACGCCCTCCCGGTCCCCCGCCACCGCATCGGCCCGGTGGTCCAGGCCCTGCTGCTTCTGGGAAGGGAGGGCGGCCCGCCGGAACTGGCACGCAGACTGGAGGAGTTGATCGACGCACTGGACCACCTGGAGCCGACGCGGGGAGAGCGCGTCGGGGCGGCGCCGACCAACGAGGTGCCGGGCCCCGGGCCCGTCTGCGGCTGCCCGTGGGCGCCGGGACCCGCGACCGAGGCGGGTGGTGCCCGGCCAGGCGGGGGCGCAACGGGCGGTCCTGGGGGAGCGTGCTCCGTGTGCGAGGCGTGCGGTGCCGCTGCCGGCGATTGGGCTGAGCCCGGTGGTGCTCCGGCAGGTGGGCATGCTCCCGGCTGCCTGTGGGCGTCGGGTTCCGGAGTCGGAGCGGGCAGTGGTGCGACCGGCGGTCCGGCTGTGCCGGGCACTTGGGCTGAGCGCTGTGGTGCTTCGGTGGGCGGTGCCGCACCGGGCCCCGGTGGTGCTCCGGCAGGTGGGCATGTTCCCGGTTGCCTGTGGGCGTCGGGTTCCGGAGTCGGAGCGGGCAGTGGTGCGACCGGCGGTCCGGCTGTGCCGGGCACTTGGGCTGAGCGCTGTGGTGCTTCGGTGGGCGTGGCCGCACCGGGCCCCGGTGGTGCTCCGGCAGGTGGGCATGTTCCCGGCTGCCTGTGGACAGCGGGTTCCGCGGCCGAAGCAGGCGCGCAGAAGCTCGACGACGCTCAGTGGTGGGGTGCTCATCTCCTTGGGGAGGTCCTGTTGCGGGTGCCCGACGCCGGGACGTATCTCCCCACTCTGCGGCTGCTCGCCGAGCGGATCACCCAGCGTTCCGTACGCGAAGGCGGTCCCCAACACCTCGGTTCACTTGGCGAGTTCGGGCCCCGGTTCTGGGAGCGGTTGAGGGTGACCGAGGAGGAGCGGATCGATTTGTTGCGGCGGCTGGTGCCCGCCGACGGAGTGCCCGGGGGCCGGACCGGGCGCCGTTACCTCGATGCCGTCGCCGCGCGGCTCACCGCGGACCCCGTCGTCGTACAGCCGCTGCTGTGCCGCTGGTTCAGCGACGGGACACCGCTGCCCTCGGGCCCGAACGCCGGAATACGGCCCACTGTCGCCGTCGCCGCGCAGGCGCTGCTGTATGCCTGCCGGGGCCTCGCACCCGACGACCTCGCCGAGGCTCTCGTCGCCACCGTCGACCCGCGCGCCGACGAGCTCCTCGCCGTGCTCGCGGAAGAGGAGCCGACCGTCCTGTGCCGGTCCCTCGACCGCTGGGCCCACGACCCGCGGCCGGAGCGCCGCGCCGCGGCCGCCGCGTACGGACTGGCCACCGCTCCTCGTCCTTGA
- a CDS encoding DUF503 domain-containing protein, translating to MYVGTLSFDLLLGDVRSLKEKRSVIRPIVAELQRKYAVSAAEVGGQDLHRRAEIGLAAVSGDTGHLTDVLDRCERLVAARPEVELLSVRRRLHSDED from the coding sequence ATGTATGTGGGGACACTGTCCTTCGATCTGCTCCTCGGCGACGTACGTTCGTTGAAGGAGAAACGCTCCGTGATCCGCCCGATCGTTGCCGAGCTCCAGCGGAAATACGCGGTGAGCGCGGCGGAAGTGGGCGGCCAGGATCTTCACCGCCGGGCCGAGATCGGCCTGGCCGCGGTGTCCGGGGACACGGGGCACCTCACAGATGTACTCGACCGGTGCGAGCGCCTTGTCGCCGCCCGGCCGGAGGTGGAGCTGCTGTCGGTTCGACGCAGGCTCCACAGCGACGAAGACTGA
- a CDS encoding ABC transporter ATP-binding protein — MITTPLLSATGLNVTFPGRRGGPSARAVDGVDLDIGTGEIVALVGESGCGKTTLARSLLGLVPPTSGRVTFGGKPLDYGSRALKTYRKRVQLVLQDPSGSLNPRHTVYDAVAEGLRIHGYAGDEREAVAEALSRAGLRPPERFFLRYPHELSGGQRQRVVIAGALVLQPELIVADEPVASLDASVRGEILALLLRLRDDLGLSALVVTHDLGLAWNIADRVTVMYLGRIVESGSVEDVLTNPQHPYTQALLSVLPESDGAPVVLTGEPPDPSRIPPGCRFHARCQVLASGEAERAGVADSCRTRDLPVLASATGAQVACHWAGRD, encoded by the coding sequence GTGATCACCACTCCCCTGCTCTCGGCCACCGGTCTGAACGTCACGTTTCCCGGGCGGCGCGGCGGTCCTTCCGCCCGTGCCGTCGACGGCGTCGACCTGGACATCGGCACGGGCGAGATCGTCGCGCTGGTCGGCGAGTCCGGCTGCGGCAAGACGACGCTGGCCCGCTCGCTGCTCGGCCTGGTGCCGCCCACGTCGGGGCGCGTCACCTTCGGCGGCAAGCCGCTCGACTACGGCTCACGCGCGCTCAAGACCTACCGCAAGCGCGTCCAGCTGGTGCTCCAGGATCCGAGCGGCTCCCTCAACCCACGGCACACCGTGTACGACGCGGTGGCCGAGGGCCTGCGGATCCACGGGTACGCCGGGGACGAGCGCGAGGCCGTCGCAGAGGCCCTCTCCCGGGCCGGGCTGCGGCCTCCCGAGCGGTTCTTCCTGCGGTACCCGCACGAGCTCTCCGGTGGTCAGCGCCAGCGCGTCGTCATCGCCGGCGCGCTGGTTCTGCAGCCCGAGCTGATCGTCGCCGACGAGCCGGTGGCCTCACTGGACGCGTCCGTACGCGGCGAGATCCTGGCGCTGCTGCTGCGCCTGCGGGACGACCTGGGTCTGTCCGCACTGGTGGTGACCCATGACCTGGGCCTCGCGTGGAACATCGCGGACCGGGTCACGGTGATGTACCTGGGCCGGATCGTGGAGTCGGGCTCGGTCGAGGACGTACTGACGAACCCTCAACACCCGTACACACAGGCCCTGCTGTCGGTACTGCCGGAATCGGACGGTGCGCCTGTGGTACTGACGGGCGAGCCGCCGGACCCGTCCCGAATCCCGCCCGGCTGCCGTTTCCACGCACGCTGCCAGGTGCTGGCGTCGGGCGAGGCGGAGCGGGCAGGGGTCGCGGACAGCTGCCGTACGAGGGACCTTCCCGTACTGGCGAGTGCCACGGGCGCCCAGGTGGCCTGTCACTGGGCCGGGCGGGACTAG
- a CDS encoding bifunctional riboflavin kinase/FAD synthetase encodes MQRWRGLEDIPQDWGRSVVTIGSYDGVHRGHQLIIGRAVERARELGVQSVVVTFDPHPSEVVRPGSHPPLLAPHHRRAELMAELGVDAVLILPFTTEFSKLSPADFIVKVLVDKLHACAVIEGPNFRFGHKAAGNVAYLAELGATYDYEVEVVDLFVSGEAGGGEPFSSTLTRRLVAEGDVEGTAEILGRPHRVEGVVVRGAQRGRELGYPTANVETLPHTAIPADGVYAGWLTADGERMPAAISVGTNPQFDGTERTVEAYAIDRVGLDLYGLHVAVDFLAYVRGQEKFDSIEALLEAIADDVKRCREIIGVA; translated from the coding sequence GTGCAGCGCTGGCGTGGCTTGGAGGACATCCCCCAGGACTGGGGACGCAGCGTCGTCACCATCGGCTCCTACGACGGCGTGCACCGTGGGCACCAGCTGATCATCGGGCGGGCAGTGGAGCGGGCGCGCGAGCTCGGCGTGCAGTCGGTCGTCGTCACCTTCGACCCGCACCCGAGCGAGGTCGTACGGCCCGGCAGCCACCCGCCGCTGCTCGCACCGCACCACCGGCGGGCGGAGCTGATGGCGGAGCTCGGCGTCGACGCGGTGCTGATCCTCCCCTTCACCACCGAGTTCTCGAAGCTGTCGCCGGCCGACTTCATCGTGAAGGTGCTGGTCGACAAGCTCCACGCGTGCGCGGTCATCGAGGGGCCGAACTTCCGCTTCGGCCACAAGGCGGCCGGAAATGTCGCGTACCTGGCCGAGCTCGGCGCGACGTACGACTACGAGGTCGAGGTTGTCGACCTGTTTGTGAGCGGCGAGGCCGGCGGCGGCGAGCCGTTCTCCTCGACCCTGACGCGCCGCCTCGTCGCGGAAGGCGACGTCGAGGGCACCGCCGAGATCCTCGGCCGCCCGCACCGCGTCGAGGGCGTGGTGGTGCGCGGCGCGCAGCGCGGCCGCGAGCTGGGCTACCCGACGGCGAATGTGGAGACGCTGCCGCATACGGCGATTCCGGCGGACGGGGTGTACGCGGGGTGGCTGACGGCGGACGGCGAGCGGATGCCGGCGGCGATCTCGGTGGGCACGAACCCGCAGTTCGACGGCACGGAACGAACGGTGGAGGCGTACGCCATCGACCGCGTGGGTCTTGATCTGTACGGGCTGCATGTGGCGGTGGACTTCCTGGCGTATGTGCGGGGCCAGGAGAAGTTCGACTCGATCGAGGCGCTGCTCGAGGCGATCGCCGATGACGTGAAGCGCTGCCGCGAGATCATCGGCGTCGCCTGA